One Blastocatellia bacterium genomic window, CCCCCACCGTGCACCCCACCCGGTGTAGAGAAGGACCAGCGAGCGGCGAGGAATACGCCCGTGGCGTCGTTCCCATCGCCGGATGTCCTCGACGGTAAGCTGGTAATCGGGATTGTCGCGCACCCGGTCCCGCACATCCAGCACGACGGCAGGACAGATCAACTGCTCGGGCAACAGGTCATCTACCGAGGGACGGCCCGCCACGAAATGATTTGGGGCATCCACATGAGTTCCCATGTGCTCGGGCATGGCAAAGAATCCCGAGAAAACCCCATCGCGATCAAGCGTTGCAATCGGGGTGAACTCGAACGGACGATATTGACCCCCCGGCCAATAGGGAATTTTCGCACTCAACCGATGGGTGAGATCAACGACCTTGCCTCGGCCGGCGAGTATTCTCTCCAGTCGCCCCTGGGCCCTGGCGGGTGCAACCACACTCAAGCCAATAAAAACAACGATGAAGGATTTCAGTCGCATAGCTCCTTCCTCCCGCTTTTGTCG contains:
- a CDS encoding cyclase family protein, which codes for MRLKSFIVVFIGLSVVAPARAQGRLERILAGRGKVVDLTHRLSAKIPYWPGGQYRPFEFTPIATLDRDGVFSGFFAMPEHMGTHVDAPNHFVAGRPSVDDLLPEQLICPAVVLDVRDRVRDNPDYQLTVEDIRRWERRHGRIPRRSLVLLYTGWGARWGTPKEYLNRDEQGVMHFPGFSPDAARFLVTEREISGLGIDTLSVDYGPSKDFPVHHITHGAGKYHIENVANLDRLPARGAIVIVGVLPIEGGSGGPARVFALLP